A stretch of Kyrpidia spormannii DNA encodes these proteins:
- a CDS encoding MFS transporter, with translation MIARNLSSEMKRAIVGGTIGTVIEWYDFAAYGFLAAILGKVFFPSQNPTVSLLASFATFGVAFFMRPIGGILFGSLGDRFGRRSAFTWSIILMSCLTFLIGCLPTYASIGIAAPALLVLLRLLQALCAGGELTGAYTFVGEFASTKRRGYESSWTEAGAISGFLLGSLCAFVLSATLSQSELVAWGWRIPFWCAAPLGAVGVYLRIRMGESPAFEVMKEKGLIVSAPIGEAVRYSRVPLFQAFGIAIYQNVGIYIILTYMPTYFTTQLHFSQMQSMLSSVISMALAILFMPIAGAWSDRVGRRRVLGWSCGIALVLTYPLFLLMSQHSFGLALLAHVATSILVGIFLGPIPATMAELFPTNIRYGGMSLAYNISVAVFGGFAPFIATYLIASTKNPLSPSYYVIGSAVLTLITLASMVETSRTPLKENANAVPSMPLGMYEGMSSVEEGSE, from the coding sequence TTGATCGCGCGAAATTTGTCCTCAGAGATGAAAAGGGCTATCGTCGGCGGCACCATCGGCACAGTGATCGAATGGTATGACTTTGCGGCTTACGGATTTCTTGCCGCGATTCTGGGCAAAGTGTTTTTTCCGTCACAGAATCCGACAGTATCACTTCTGGCTTCCTTTGCGACCTTTGGCGTTGCATTTTTTATGAGGCCCATCGGCGGCATCTTATTCGGAAGTTTGGGCGATCGGTTCGGTCGCAGGTCCGCTTTCACTTGGAGTATCATTCTCATGTCGTGTCTCACCTTTTTGATCGGGTGTCTGCCCACGTATGCTTCGATCGGTATCGCAGCACCGGCCTTGTTGGTTCTGTTGCGTTTGTTGCAGGCGCTTTGTGCGGGTGGAGAGCTGACGGGGGCCTACACGTTCGTCGGAGAGTTTGCATCGACAAAGCGCAGAGGGTACGAAAGCAGTTGGACAGAAGCCGGTGCGATCAGCGGGTTTTTATTGGGATCACTCTGCGCGTTCGTTTTGTCCGCAACTTTGAGCCAGAGTGAATTGGTTGCATGGGGTTGGCGAATCCCTTTCTGGTGTGCTGCACCGCTGGGTGCGGTGGGCGTATACCTCAGGATTCGAATGGGTGAGAGTCCGGCATTTGAAGTGATGAAAGAAAAAGGGCTGATTGTCTCGGCGCCCATCGGCGAAGCTGTACGGTACAGCCGCGTACCGCTGTTTCAGGCATTCGGGATTGCGATATATCAGAATGTGGGAATTTACATCATATTGACCTACATGCCCACTTATTTTACTACACAGCTTCATTTTTCCCAGATGCAGTCGATGTTATCGTCGGTTATCTCCATGGCGCTGGCCATTCTCTTCATGCCCATCGCGGGAGCGTGGTCCGACAGGGTCGGGCGGCGCCGGGTGCTGGGCTGGTCCTGTGGGATTGCTCTGGTTCTGACGTATCCTTTGTTTTTGCTCATGAGTCAGCACAGCTTTGGTCTGGCACTTCTCGCCCATGTGGCGACATCCATTCTGGTCGGGATATTTCTGGGGCCGATCCCGGCCACGATGGCCGAACTTTTCCCGACAAACATCCGCTACGGGGGAATGTCTCTTGCGTATAATATCTCTGTTGCAGTATTCGGGGGATTTGCCCCTTTTATCGCCACATATTTGATTGCTTCAACGAAAAACCCTCTGAGCCCGTCGTATTATGTCATCGGTTCGGCCGTGTTAACATTAATTACTTTGGCGAGCATGGTGGAAACCAGCCGCACCCCATTAAAAGAAAATGCGAATGCCGTGCCGTCCATGCCGCTCGGCATGTACGAGGGGATGTCTTCCGTCGAAGAAGGTTCCGAGTGA
- a CDS encoding Uma2 family endonuclease, producing MTRLILFLKEEVCGAFFSDQSIVSNLIREISVYLKGKTWKVFPAPFGVWLDADDYGNYVEPDITVVCDPTKIHRQGCVGVPDMIIGVLSPSTAVKDKTVKLRAYRVAGVREYWIVDSSNQIVEVYMLSENVFGAPIVYGKDQAVTVGIFPDLTIDLKDVFYF from the coding sequence ATGACGCGCCTTATCCTCTTCCTGAAGGAAGAGGTTTGCGGCGCGTTTTTTTCAGATCAAAGTATCGTGAGTAACCTGATACGGGAAATAAGTGTGTACCTGAAGGGGAAGACGTGGAAAGTGTTTCCCGCACCGTTTGGTGTCTGGCTCGATGCTGACGACTACGGAAACTACGTTGAGCCGGACATAACAGTTGTGTGCGATCCAACCAAAATCCATCGGCAGGGCTGTGTTGGCGTGCCGGATATGATTATCGGAGTGCTTTCGCCATCTACAGCTGTTAAAGACAAGACGGTTAAATTGCGTGCTTACAGGGTGGCTGGTGTGCGAGAATATTGGATTGTGGATAGTTCAAACCAGATTGTCGAAGTCTACATGCTTTCGGAAAATGTGTTTGGGGCACCGATAGTATACGGAAAGGATCAAGCCGTAACCGTTGGAATTTTCCCGGATTTAACGATTGACTTGAAAGATGTTTTCTACTTCTAG
- the tnpA gene encoding IS200/IS605 family transposase: MTKSNEIRTGRHCVYNLHVHLVFVTKYRRGVFTKEILEDLREIMASVCKGFEAELLEFDGEDDHVHLLVTYPPKVAISTLVNSLKGVSSRLIRKKNYTQIRRKLWGGHLWSPSYFAGSCGGAPLSVIRQYIESQRTPK; the protein is encoded by the coding sequence ATGACAAAGTCAAACGAGATCCGTACAGGTCGACATTGCGTATATAATCTTCATGTCCATTTGGTCTTTGTGACTAAATATCGGCGCGGAGTGTTCACCAAAGAGATTTTGGAAGACCTGCGCGAGATTATGGCCTCCGTCTGTAAAGGTTTTGAAGCCGAATTGTTGGAATTTGACGGTGAGGATGACCACGTGCACCTTTTGGTGACCTATCCACCCAAAGTGGCCATTTCCACGCTGGTGAACAGTCTGAAAGGCGTGTCCAGCCGCCTGATTCGAAAGAAAAACTATACGCAAATTCGCCGAAAGCTATGGGGTGGACATCTCTGGTCCCCAAGTTATTTCGCCGGGAGCTGTGGCGGCGCTCCTCTGTCCGTTATCCGACAGTATATCGAGAGTCAGAGAACACCTAAATGA
- a CDS encoding RNA-guided endonuclease InsQ/TnpB family protein, with amino-acid sequence MKILKSFRFRLEPTTEQSQCLTRYRGCARLVWNKALALQKGRLEAGYPLLSYEELARLLTLWRHSEEYGFLANAPVHPLQWTLKFLDRAIRAAFDKSNPARFPTFKKKNRYEAGLRFPDPKQIKLNLSTKDADGRCVLPKVFLPKIGWVKFRKSRTIDGTIRNATVTWQAGHWYISFQTEIDVPEPVHPSESAVGIDRGIVHFAALSDGTFVDAPGWFRRHEKKLAWEMRKLSRKKRFSRNWQKQKARLQRLHAHIANARRDFLHKTSTAISKTHAMVFVEDLRIQNMSRSAKGTRENPGKNVRAKSGLNKAILDQGWFMFQTFLGYKLHWLGGWLGAVPAPYTSQTCPVPECGHVSQANRPRQTTFRCERCGYEGNADTVGAMNILRAGLARIACSPV; translated from the coding sequence ATGAAAATTCTCAAGTCATTTCGATTCCGTTTGGAACCGACAACGGAACAATCCCAGTGCCTCACCCGTTACCGGGGATGTGCGCGGTTGGTCTGGAACAAGGCGCTGGCCTTGCAAAAGGGGCGACTGGAGGCCGGGTACCCTTTACTCTCGTATGAGGAGCTTGCCCGGCTCCTGACACTCTGGAGACACAGCGAGGAATACGGTTTTTTGGCCAACGCCCCTGTGCACCCTTTGCAATGGACGCTCAAGTTCCTGGATCGGGCAATCCGGGCGGCGTTTGACAAGTCCAACCCGGCGCGCTTCCCGACCTTCAAGAAAAAGAATCGGTACGAGGCGGGCCTGCGCTTTCCAGACCCGAAACAGATCAAGCTCAACCTGTCGACTAAGGATGCAGACGGGCGGTGTGTCTTGCCAAAGGTTTTCCTGCCCAAGATCGGGTGGGTGAAGTTCCGCAAGTCCCGGACCATCGACGGGACGATTCGGAATGCCACGGTAACATGGCAAGCCGGGCACTGGTACATCTCTTTCCAGACGGAGATCGACGTGCCGGAGCCGGTTCACCCGTCGGAGTCGGCTGTGGGGATCGACCGGGGAATTGTGCATTTTGCGGCACTGTCGGACGGCACGTTTGTCGATGCGCCGGGATGGTTCCGGCGGCATGAAAAGAAACTGGCTTGGGAAATGCGGAAGCTGTCGCGGAAGAAAAGGTTCTCGCGAAACTGGCAGAAACAGAAGGCCAGGCTTCAGCGTCTTCATGCGCATATTGCGAATGCCCGGCGGGATTTTCTGCACAAGACCTCCACGGCCATCAGCAAAACCCACGCGATGGTGTTTGTGGAGGATTTGCGGATCCAGAACATGAGCCGGTCAGCCAAGGGGACGAGGGAGAATCCGGGAAAGAACGTGCGGGCCAAGAGCGGGCTGAACAAAGCGATCCTGGACCAAGGGTGGTTCATGTTTCAAACGTTCTTGGGCTACAAGCTCCATTGGTTGGGAGGCTGGCTGGGGGCCGTACCGGCCCCGTACACGAGCCAGACTTGTCCGGTGCCGGAATGCGGACATGTGAGCCAAGCGAATCGGCCGAGGCAAACGACATTCCGGTGCGAGAGGTGCGGGTATGAGGGCAATGCCGACACAGTGGGAGCGATGAACATTTTAAGGGCTGGACTGGCCCGGATCGCCTGTTCTCCGGTGTAG
- the ltrA gene encoding group II intron reverse transcriptase/maturase, with protein sequence MKWHNLYGRLLSYQRLYEAWLKVKANRGAGGVDGISLSAFESKLEENLQELLRDLKAKTYKPMPVLRRYIPKRNGKKRPLGLPSIRDKVVQQAVVDILQPLYETEFHPASVGFRPGKGAFNAFGRIIHLMEQGYVWVYDADIKGYFDCIDHRILLEVMKRRIADRSILDLIWQWLKAGVMENGVRSFSKAGTPQGGVISPLLANVYLNELDWELSKAGVQFVRYADDFLVFAKNEEGVKHGENIVRTVMKRLKLELSVEKTKTLHLMEERTSDGRIIPELEYLGVAIQGWFRKRDGTWSFGLKCTSEAMKDFRVAVKEKTPKTHTLSLAALVERVNPIIMGKAAYWAQAAKAVQVYKSIRGRCRCATALLGQQTSRLDAYVRQRIRRCRLPQRGGSKTYRRANMLRSIYTHERLIKAGLRYAERIVRDAATGLPLTDDEYLALIRQRREKAAAAKRQRKADDAAYWAKRAAAYQRAQERVRKFESK encoded by the coding sequence TTGAAGTGGCACAATCTTTACGGACGTTTGCTCAGCTATCAACGGTTGTATGAGGCGTGGCTAAAAGTGAAGGCGAATCGGGGGGCTGGCGGAGTAGACGGAATCAGTCTGTCCGCTTTTGAAAGCAAATTGGAGGAAAACCTCCAAGAGCTTCTAAGAGACCTCAAAGCCAAGACTTATAAGCCAATGCCAGTACTCAGACGCTACATTCCGAAACGAAACGGCAAGAAACGTCCACTTGGCCTTCCGTCTATACGGGACAAGGTTGTACAGCAAGCGGTGGTGGATATACTCCAACCTCTATACGAGACGGAGTTTCATCCGGCCTCCGTCGGCTTCCGTCCCGGAAAAGGTGCGTTCAATGCGTTCGGACGCATCATTCACCTGATGGAGCAAGGCTATGTTTGGGTGTACGATGCTGACATCAAGGGCTACTTTGACTGTATAGACCATCGAATACTGCTGGAGGTTATGAAGCGAAGGATTGCCGACCGATCCATTTTGGACCTCATCTGGCAGTGGTTAAAGGCTGGGGTCATGGAGAATGGTGTGAGAAGTTTCTCCAAGGCGGGTACGCCGCAGGGCGGAGTCATCTCTCCATTGCTGGCCAATGTCTACCTCAACGAGTTGGACTGGGAGCTCAGTAAGGCTGGAGTGCAGTTTGTGCGCTATGCCGACGACTTTTTGGTCTTCGCAAAGAATGAAGAAGGCGTCAAGCATGGGGAAAATATCGTTCGAACTGTGATGAAAAGACTAAAGCTCGAACTGTCGGTTGAAAAGACCAAGACCCTGCACCTGATGGAGGAACGCACCTCAGACGGAAGGATAATTCCTGAACTCGAATACCTCGGAGTGGCAATCCAAGGATGGTTTCGAAAACGGGACGGAACATGGAGCTTTGGGCTGAAATGTACCTCGGAAGCCATGAAGGATTTCCGAGTGGCAGTGAAGGAAAAGACCCCAAAGACGCATACCCTAAGTCTGGCAGCGCTGGTCGAGAGAGTGAACCCGATCATCATGGGAAAGGCGGCGTACTGGGCACAAGCTGCTAAAGCGGTGCAGGTGTATAAATCAATTCGAGGCCGATGCCGCTGTGCCACAGCGCTCCTCGGTCAACAGACGAGCAGGCTAGATGCGTATGTCCGTCAACGTATTCGGCGTTGCCGCCTGCCTCAGCGTGGCGGTAGCAAGACGTACAGGAGAGCTAACATGCTCAGGTCAATCTACACCCACGAGCGCCTTATAAAGGCGGGACTTCGATATGCCGAGAGAATTGTTCGGGATGCGGCTACGGGCCTGCCGCTGACAGATGACGAGTATTTAGCGCTTATCCGTCAGCGCAGGGAGAAGGCAGCCGCTGCCAAGCGGCAACGCAAAGCTGATGACGCAGCGTACTGGGCCAAGCGAGCTGCTGCGTATCAACGAGCCCAGGAACGAGTACGCAAGTTCGAGAGTAAGTGA
- a CDS encoding Rpn family recombination-promoting nuclease/putative transposase — MLVADVEILNPFLDKEALTDLAEIHCIELPKLREQSSGLEQWLVRWMLFFTAMGDRAIRKVLTTLEFLSQDEEARRLYEERMKGLQTYLADMEGARQEGREEGRKEGREEGDREARKELARALLDMGDDSEKVVQVTKLSKEEVEVIRRAMGPDQ, encoded by the coding sequence ATGCTGGTCGCCGATGTGGAGATCTTGAATCCGTTTCTGGATAAAGAGGCGCTGACCGACCTGGCGGAGATTCATTGTATCGAGTTGCCGAAACTCCGGGAGCAGTCGTCGGGGTTGGAGCAGTGGCTGGTGCGTTGGATGTTGTTTTTCACGGCGATGGGGGATCGGGCGATTCGGAAGGTGCTGACGACGTTGGAGTTTTTGAGCCAGGACGAGGAAGCGCGGAGGTTGTATGAGGAGCGGATGAAGGGCTTGCAGACGTATCTGGCGGATATGGAAGGAGCAAGGCAGGAGGGGAGAGAGGAAGGAAGGAAAGAGGGAAGAGAGGAAGGGGATCGGGAGGCTCGAAAGGAGTTGGCGAGGGCGTTGCTTGACATGGGGGATGACTCGGAAAAGGTTGTACAGGTCACAAAGCTGTCGAAAGAAGAGGTCGAGGTGATCCGGAGAGCGATGGGGCCTGATCAGTGA